In Streptomyces sp. NBC_00569, a single genomic region encodes these proteins:
- a CDS encoding SDR family oxidoreductase: protein MKIAVIGGTGLIGSQVVRNLNAAGHEAVPHSKSSGVDVISGQGLEEAVAGADVVVNLTNSPTFDEASAAFFQTSMDNLLAAAGKGGVGHFVILSIVGVDQVPELDYYRAKALQEKLLVDSSVPYSIVRATQFMEFMDAALSWTADGDSVRLPATPIQPIASKDVAGEVAEVAAGAPLNGIRNIGGPEIFTLDELGRVTLSHKGDKRTVVTDPTAGMFAAVKGDVLTDKNAHLASTRYADWLS from the coding sequence ATGAAGATCGCAGTCATCGGCGGTACCGGCCTGATCGGATCGCAGGTCGTCAGGAACCTGAACGCCGCCGGGCACGAGGCGGTACCGCACTCGAAGTCCAGCGGAGTCGACGTCATCAGCGGCCAGGGACTGGAAGAGGCGGTGGCGGGGGCCGACGTCGTCGTCAACCTGACGAACTCCCCGACCTTCGACGAAGCCTCGGCCGCCTTCTTCCAGACCTCGATGGACAACCTTCTCGCCGCGGCCGGGAAGGGCGGCGTCGGCCACTTCGTCATCCTCTCGATCGTCGGCGTGGACCAGGTGCCGGAGCTGGACTACTACCGGGCCAAGGCGCTCCAGGAGAAGCTCCTCGTGGACTCGTCGGTTCCCTACTCGATCGTCCGGGCGACGCAGTTCATGGAGTTCATGGATGCCGCTCTGTCGTGGACCGCCGACGGCGACTCCGTACGGTTGCCGGCCACACCGATCCAGCCGATCGCCTCCAAGGACGTGGCCGGCGAGGTGGCAGAGGTCGCCGCCGGCGCCCCGCTCAACGGCATTCGCAACATCGGCGGCCCCGAGATCTTCACCCTGGACGAGCTGGGCCGCGTCACCCTGTCCCACAAGGGCGACAAACGCACCGTCGTCACCGACCCCACCGCCGGTATGTTCGCCGCGGTCAAGGGCGATGTCCTCACCGACAAGAACGCCCACCTCGCCTCCACCCGCTACGCCGACTGGCTCTCCTGA
- a CDS encoding nitroreductase: MDVYEAVTSRRAVRGFTDRPVPRPVLERVLSAAARAPSGSNLQPWHAFVVTGAPLAELKKCVHERLAAGDPWDEPEYEMYPPALTSPYRERRSAFGEQRYGALGIPREDVEARQRASAANWECFGAPAALFCYIDRDLGRPQWSDVGMYLQTVMLLLRAEGLHSCPQMAWAKFHRTVAEVLSPPDELMLFCGMSIGFEDITVSDARTGRAPLDETVTFVGGP, from the coding sequence ATGGACGTCTATGAGGCGGTCACGAGCCGACGGGCGGTGCGCGGGTTCACCGACCGGCCTGTCCCGAGGCCGGTGCTGGAGCGCGTGCTGTCGGCCGCGGCCCGGGCGCCGTCCGGTTCGAACCTCCAGCCGTGGCACGCCTTCGTGGTGACCGGCGCGCCGTTGGCCGAGTTGAAGAAGTGCGTCCACGAGCGCCTGGCCGCAGGCGACCCCTGGGACGAGCCGGAGTACGAGATGTACCCGCCCGCACTGACGTCCCCCTACCGCGAGCGCCGTTCGGCGTTCGGCGAGCAGCGTTACGGGGCACTCGGCATCCCGCGCGAGGACGTGGAGGCGCGCCAGCGGGCCTCTGCCGCGAACTGGGAATGTTTCGGTGCGCCCGCCGCCCTGTTCTGCTACATCGACCGCGACCTGGGGCGGCCTCAATGGTCCGACGTCGGGATGTATCTGCAGACCGTCATGCTGCTGCTTCGCGCCGAAGGGCTGCACAGCTGCCCGCAGATGGCATGGGCCAAGTTTCACAGGACCGTCGCGGAGGTCCTGTCACCCCCGGACGAGCTGATGCTCTTCTGCGGCATGTCGATCGGATTCGAGGACATCACGGTGAGTGACGCCCGCACGGGCCGGGCGCCGCTCGACGAGACGGTCACGTTCGTCGGCGGTCCGTGA
- the sodN gene encoding superoxide dismutase, Ni translates to MLSRLFAPKVKASAHCDLPCGVYDPAQARIEAESVKAVQEKMAGNDDPQFQTRAIVIKEQRAELAKHHVSVLWSDYFKPPHFEKYPELSQLVNDTLKALSAAKASSDPATGQKALDYIAQIDKIFWETKKA, encoded by the coding sequence ATGCTTTCCCGCCTGTTTGCCCCCAAGGTGAAGGCCAGCGCGCACTGCGACCTGCCGTGCGGCGTGTACGACCCGGCCCAGGCCCGCATCGAGGCGGAGTCGGTCAAGGCCGTCCAGGAAAAGATGGCCGGCAACGACGACCCGCAGTTCCAGACGCGCGCCATCGTCATCAAGGAGCAGCGCGCCGAGCTCGCGAAGCACCACGTTTCGGTGCTGTGGAGCGACTACTTCAAGCCCCCGCACTTCGAGAAGTACCCGGAGCTCAGCCAGCTGGTCAACGACACCCTGAAGGCCCTCTCGGCCGCCAAGGCGTCGAGCGACCCGGCGACGGGCCAGAAGGCTCTGGACTACATCGCCCAGATCGACAAGATCTTCTGGGAGACGAAGAAGGCCTGA